Proteins encoded by one window of Halorubrum ruber:
- a CDS encoding HAD-IIA family hydrolase produces MTYSGAVIDVDGTVVRGDDPIPGAPAGYRRLREAGVEPLFVSNNPTKAPPAYVDRLGAAGYDVDADRVFTAGSVTTRYLRERHADDDLLCIAAPGLLDQFAEAGLSTTDDVDAADALVASIDREFDYDDLCTALWALERDIPFIGTDPDVVIPAPERDVPGSGAVINAIAGVAEREPDAVLGKPSDTAIEMVRERLPYPAEECLVVGDRLDTDIALGERAGMTTVLVRSGVTDDDDLAASAIDPDHVIDHLGEIDRVVD; encoded by the coding sequence ATGACATACAGCGGCGCCGTCATCGACGTCGACGGCACGGTCGTGCGCGGCGACGATCCGATCCCGGGCGCCCCGGCGGGGTACCGGCGGCTCCGCGAGGCCGGAGTCGAGCCCCTGTTCGTCTCGAACAACCCGACGAAGGCGCCGCCGGCGTACGTCGACCGCCTCGGCGCGGCGGGGTACGACGTCGACGCCGACCGCGTCTTCACCGCCGGCAGCGTGACGACGCGGTACCTCCGAGAACGCCACGCGGACGACGACCTGCTCTGTATCGCCGCCCCGGGACTGCTCGACCAGTTCGCGGAGGCGGGGCTCTCGACGACCGACGACGTCGACGCCGCCGACGCCCTGGTCGCCTCCATCGACCGCGAGTTCGACTACGACGACCTCTGTACCGCGCTGTGGGCCTTAGAGCGCGACATCCCGTTCATCGGAACCGACCCCGACGTGGTGATCCCGGCCCCCGAGCGCGACGTGCCCGGGTCGGGCGCCGTGATCAACGCGATCGCGGGCGTCGCGGAGCGCGAGCCCGACGCCGTCCTCGGCAAGCCCTCCGACACCGCGATCGAGATGGTGCGCGAGCGGCTCCCCTACCCCGCCGAGGAGTGTCTCGTCGTCGGCGACCGGCTCGACACGGACATCGCGCTCGGGGAGCGCGCCGGGATGACGACGGTGCTCGTCCGCTCCGGCGTCACCGACGACGACGACCTCGCCGCGTCCGCGATCGACCCGGACCACGTGATCGACCATCTCGGAGAGATCGATCGCGTCGTCGACTGA